The nucleotide window TCATTGCCTGCGCCTTTCTGGGTTACCTGGGTACCACCGGCGAAAAGTCCAGCCCCATCATCGTCGTGGCCTTTCTAATTGGAGCCGTTTTCTCGGCCTTGGCTGGCTATATCGGGATGAAAATTGCTACCAAGGCCAACGTGCGCACTGCCCAGGCGGCCCGTACCAGTTTGGCGCAGGCGCTGAAGGTGTCGTTTACGGGCGGCTCGGTGATGGGAATGGGCGTAGCGGGCTTGGCCGTGCTGGGCCTGGGGTCCTTGTTTATCGTGTTCTACAACATGTTCGTGGTAAGCCGCGGGGGAGGAGCCAATGGGGTAGAAATGGAAACCGCGCTGGAAGTGCTAACCGGCTTTTCGCTCGGGGCCGAAAGCATTGCCCTGTTTGCCCGCGTAGGCGGCGGTATCTACACCAAAGCCGCCGACGTAGGGGCTGACCTAGTAGGCAAAGTCGAAGCCGGCATTCCGGAAGACGACCCCCGCAACCCCGCCACCATTGCCGACAACGTAGGCGACAACGTGGGCGACGTGGCCGGTATGGGCGCCGACCTGTTCGGCTCCTACGTGGCCACCATTCTGGCTACCATGGTGCTGGGCCGGGAAGTTGTAGCCGCCGGCGACCAATTCAACGGCCTTTCCCCGATTCTGCTGCCCATGGTAATTGCGGGCATGGGCATTCTGGCTTCGCTGGTCGGGATCTTGCTGGTGCGCGTCAAGGAAGGCGGCAGCGTGCAGGGCGCGCTCAACTTCGGCAACTACGTCTCAGTCGTCGTGTCGGCTGTGGCCTCGTTCTTCATCATCCGCTGGATGCTGCCGCCTGGCGAACTGGTTATTGGCCGGGCTGGCTCGGTGCCGTTTACCTCGATGGATGTGTTTTACGCCGTTGTCGTGGGGCTTGTGGTGGGTACGCTGATGAGCATTATCACCGAGTACTACACGGCCATGGGCAAGCGCCCGGTAAACAGCATCGTGCAGCAAAGCAGCACCGGCCACGCTACCACTGTCATCGGTGGCCTGGCCGTGGGCATGGAGTCCACCGTGCTGCCCATCATTGTGCTGGCGGCGGGCATCGTGCTGTCATTTGAGTTTGCGGGCCTTTACGGGGTAGCCATTGCCGCCGCCGGTATGATGGCTACCACCGCCATGCAGCTGGCCATTGACGCCTTCGGCCCCATTGCCGACAACGCCGGCGGTATTGCCGAAATGAGCGAGCTGCCCAAGGAAGTACGTGAGCGGACCGACATTCTCGACGCCGTGGGCAATACCACCGCCGCCACCGGTAAAGGCTTTGCCATTGCCTCGGCAGCCCTTACCTCCCTGGCTTTGTTTGCCGCCTTCATGGGTACGGCCAACATTTCCAGCATCGACATCAGTAATGCCCGGGTGCTGGCCGGCCTGTTCGTGGGCGCCATGATTCCCTTTATCTTCTCGGCCCTGGCTATTTCGGCCGTGGGCCGGGCCGCTATGGCCATGGTGCAGGAAGTGCGCCGGCAGTTTCGCGAGATTCCCGGCATTATGGAAGGCACCGGCCGGCCCGAATACGAGAAGTGCGTGGCTATTTCCACCCAAGCCGCTATTCGGGAAATGATGCTGCCCGGCGCCATTGCCCTGATTGTACCCATCATTATCGGTTTTGCCTTCGGCCCCGAAGTGCTAGGTGGCACGCTGGCCGGCGTCACGGTGTCGGGGGTGCTGATGGCCATGTTCCAGAGCAACGCCGGCGGGGCCTGGGACAACGCCAAGAAGTCGTTCGAAAAGGGGGTGCTGGTCAACGGCAAGATGGAATACAAAGGCTCCGATGCCCACAAGGCCTCCGTCACCGGCGACACCGTCGGCGACCCGTTCAAGGATACTTCCGGCCCTTCCATGAACATTCTGATTAAGCTCATGTCCATCGTTTCGCTGGTCATTGCGCCCCACATTGCCGCCCCCGAGCGCGGAATGGCGCCCCGGCCCGTGGAGCGCCCTGCCCTGCAACTGGAGCCCAAAGTGCGCTACGCCGAGCTGGCCCCGGAAGCTACTCAGGCGCTGCTGGTGCTGCTGCGCGAAACCCGCTAACCGATTAAACCATCTTTAACCTCAGGGTGCGAAGCTGCCTCTCCCCGCCGGAGGGGCAGCTTTTTTGTACTACCTTTGACCCGTAGTATTGCCCTGAGGACCAAACCCAGCCGGATGCCATTGTCCACTATCACGCTGCACGACAAGCAGTTTGCCCCGTACCTGACCGCTAGTCAGATCACTGCTGCCGTTCGGGAGCTGGCCGCTAAAATCAACCGCGACTATGCCGGCAAGCAGCCGCTGTTTGTGGCCGTGCTCAACGGCTCCTTCATGTTTGTGGCCGATTTGCTCAAGGAAATCCAGCTGCCCTGCGAAATAGCCTTCATCCGAGTGGCCTCCTACGAGGGCACCAACAGCACCGGCACCGTGCGCGAAATCATGGGCCTGCAGGAAGAAGTAGCCGGCCGCGACCTGATTATTCTGGAAGATATTGTGGACACCGGCCACACCATGAAGGCCCTGCTGGAACTGCTCCAGGCTAAGGGCCCCGCTTCCCTGGAAGTGGCTACCCTGTTTCTCAAGCCCGAGTGTCTGCAGCATGAATTGGCCCTGCGCTACATCGGCCTGAGTATTCCCAACGACTTCATCGTGGGCTACGGCCTCGACTACGATGGCCTTGGCCGCAACTACCCCGACGTGTACACCGTGGTATAAGTCCACGGCATACCCAAAACGAGTTGCATTCCGTAAGGAACGGTTTGTTTCCGATTTGTTATCTTTCCCAACCCCAGCCGCTTTTCCTCTCCCGCGAAATACCCCGCTTTTATGCTCAATATCGTACTCTTCGGCCCGCCCGGCGCCGGCAAAGGAACGCAAAGCCAGAAGCTGATTGCCCGTTACAACCTCGTGCATCTCTCCACCGGCGACCTGCTCCGCTCCCAGATTGCGCAAGGCACCGAACTTGGTCTGCGGGCCAAAAAGCTCATGGATGAAGGCCTGCTCGTGCCCGACGAAGTGGTTATCGGCATGATTGAAAGCCAACTGGCCAGCAACACTGAGGCCGCCGGCTTTATCTTCGACGGCTTTCCCCGCACCGTGCCCCAGGCCCAGAGCCTCGACGCTCTGACTCAGCGCTACGATACAGGCGTGAATTGCATGATTGCCCTGGAAGTAGCCGAGGAAGAGCTGGTAAAGCGCCTGCTGGAGCGCGGCAAGACCAGCGGCCGCCCCGACGACCAGGATGAAACCAAAATCCGCAAGCGCGTGACGGTGTACAACAACGAAACCGCCCAGGTAGCCAGCTACTACGCTCAGCAAAACAAGTTTCACGGCCTCAACGGCATTGGCGCTATCGAGGATATTTTCGGTCAGATCTGCGAAATCGTGGATCAGCACCTGCCCGCCGCGCCCGTGGCCGACAGCCAGGCTGCTGCTGACGAAGTAAAAGCGTAACTTTGCGGTTCTAACCGCATTCTCTTGTCATCCTGACGAAGGAAGGACCTTATCACGTAAGAACGGTTGTTGTCACAACGACTTGTTCTGACTGGATAAGGTCCTTCCTTCGTCAGGATGACAGCTGTTTTTTGACTTGTCTCAAAACGCAGCTTTTCACATTCAACATTTTCCCGCTGTGGCCTCCAATAACTTCATCGACTACGTCAAAATCAATTGCCGCTCCGGAAAGGGTGGGGCTGGCTCCGGCCACTTCTTCCGGGCTAAAGGCTTGCCTAACGGCGGCCCCGACGGTGGCGACGGTGGCCGTGGCGGCCACATCATTCTGGAAGGCAACTCCCAGCTCTGGACCCTGCTGCACCTGCAGTACCAGAAGCACCTGATTGCCAAGCCCGGCGAGGGCGGCGGCGAAAACCTGCGCACCGGTGCTCAAGGCGACGATATTATCATCCAGGTACCGCTCGGTACTATTGCCCGCGACGCCGAAACGGGGGAGAAGAAGCTCGAAATTACCGAGCACGGCCAGCGTCTGATCCTGACGCCCGGCGGCCGCGGCGGCCTGGGTAACGACCACTTCAAGTCCTCCACCAACCAGGCGCCCACCTACTTCCAGCCCGGCGAACCCGGCATCGACGAGTGGGTGATTCTGGAGCTTAAGCTGCTGGCCGACGTGGGCCTCGTCGGCTTCCCCAACGCGGGCAAAAGCACGTTGCTGTCGGTCGTTTCGGCGGCTCGCCCCAAGATTGCTGACTACGCCTTTACCACCCTGACGCCCAACCTGGGCGTGGTGGCTTACCGCGACTACAAGTCGTTCGTAATGGCCGATATTCCCGGTATTATCGAAGGGGCGGCCGAAGGCAAGGGCCTGGGCACGCGCTTTTTGCGCCACATCGAGCGCAACTCGATTCTGCTCTTCATGATTTCCGTTGACAGCAAGGACATTGCCGAGGAATATCAGATCCTGCTCAGTGAGCTGGAGCAGTTCAACCCTGAGCTGCTGGACAAAAAGCGTCTGCTGGCCATCACCAAGTCCGACTTGATTGACGACGAGCTGGAAGCCGAAATCCGCGAGACGCTCCCCACCGAGTTACCGACCGTGTTCATCTCCAGCCTGGCGAATAAGAACATCATGCAGCTCAAGGACATGATCTGGCAGGCATTGCATGCCAAAGAGTAGTCACTCCACTATTCGGCAGATTTGTGGGTTTGTAGGAACGTACCGGACTGATACCCTGTCTCCGGCCTGGAAGTCTTTGTTATTGTCGAAAGATGTGGTTTCGTGAGTTCCTGATGGAGTATGGAACCGTACTCTAAATAGCTTGTTTTTGCTGTTGCGATATGAGCTAATCCAAGCTGAGGAAACTACTCCCTCTGCTCTCTTGCCATAAGCGTTGAGAATACGATTTTCCCAAAATCCCATCCAGTAACCCAGTGATGGACCGAGTACGAGAGGTGAGGCAAAAGCTATAGCTAGGATAAACTGGCTAGCACTAAAGGACTTATATACTAAATATGGTATAAAAACGAAAATAAGTCCGAACATCCCCCATCCTAAAGCGCCCGAGATAACAGGACTGATTGCTGTGCCTCCAAAGATTATAGTCAATGTTATTGCAAGTATTGCAGTCCATCTGGATTTCATAACGACAATATTGACAATAAGAATGAATTGCTTTTCAGTGCCACAATGACAGCCAAAGCCGCTTTGGCAAACTCCTTGCGCCCCGTTTAGCGCTCAACGGCAACTACCGTGAAAAACCCTTTCCGACGAATATTTACGAAAATGGCTGAAGATACCACCCTGCCCCAGGACGACAATCTGTCTGTTGACCCCGACAACGCGGCGGGCGAATTGCAAGAGGAAGTAAACGCCCTCGACGCTACCGAAACCGAAGGTGCCGACGGCGGTGCTCCCAAAGCTGAAGCGTCCAGGACCGACGCCGAGCTGGCCGAGCTGAAAGATAAGTACCTGCGCCTGGCTGCCGAGTTTGATAACTACAAGCGCCGCACCGCCAAAGAGCGCCAGGACCTGTTCAAAACGGCCAGCCAGGAGCTCATGGTGGCTTTGCTGCCCGTGCTCGACGATTTTGACCGGGCCCGCCACCATACCAAGGACACTGAGGATGCTTCTGCCGTGCGCGAAAGCATTGAGATTATTTCCACCAAGCTCCAGAAAACCCTGCAGCAGAAAGGCCTGACCCCGATGGAAACCAAGGGCGGCGCCTTTGATGCCGACCTGCACGAGGCCATTACCCAGATTCCGGCTCCTTCCGAGGACCTGAAAGGCAAGGTAGTGGACGAGGTAGAAAAAGGGTATTACCTGGGCGACAAGGTAATCCGGCACGCCAAAGTAGTGCTGGGTAGCTAATACAAAGCGTTTGTCGTGTCAGCCCGCAGTAGTTGACATGACAATTAGCAATACACAACAATGGCAACGAAGCGAGATTATTACGAGGTGTTGGATGTCGCCAAGACCGCGTCGGCTGAGGAAATAAAGAAGGCCTACCGCAAGGTGGCCATCAAGTTTCACCCCGACAAGAACCCCGACGACCCGACGGCCGAGGACAAGTTTAAGGAAGCCGCCGAGGCCTACGAGGTCTTGTCGGACGAGCAGAAACGCGCCCGCTACGACCGATTTGGTCATCAGGCTGGCGGCGGTGGCGGCGGAGGCCAGAACATGGAGGACATTTTCTCCCAGTTCGGCGACATCTTCGGCGGTGGCGGCTTCGAAGGCTTCTTCGGGGCGGGCAGGGCCGCGGTGGCCGGCGCGTGAAGAAGGGCTCCAACCTGCGCATCAAGCTCAAGCTGGACCTGGAGGAAGTAGCCAACGGGGTCGAGAAGAAGATCAAGGTGAAGCGCTACGTGGCCTGCAACACCTGCTCGGGCACCGGCGCCAAGAACGGCACCGACCTCAAGGACTGCGGCACCTGCCACGGTCAGGGCCAGGTGAAGCGCGTGGTAAACACGATGCTGGGCCAGATGGTCAGCTCCTCGACTTGCCCCACCTGTAACGGCGAGGGCAAGATCGTGAGCAGCAAGTGCGACGTGTGCCACGGCGAAGGCCGGCAGCTGCACGAGGAGGTTATTCCGATCAACATCCCGGCTGGCGTGGCCGAGGGCATGCAGCTGAGCATGAATGGTAAGGGCAACTACCCGAGCGGGCGGTGTGCCCGGCGACCTGCTCATCCAGATCGAAGAGGAGCCCCACGAACTGCTCAAGCGCGACGGCAACAACATCATGTTCGAGCAGTACATTTCCTTCGTGGACGCGGCTCTGGGTGCCAACATCGAGGTGCCAACCATTGAAGGCAAGGTGAAAATCAAGGTGGAGCCCGGCACCCAACCCGGCAAAATCCTGCGGCTGCGCGGCAAGGGCATCAAGGACCTGAACGGCTACGGCCGCGGCGACCAACTGATTCACCTCAGCGTCTGGACGCCCAAGAACGTGACCAGCGAGGAACGGGAGCTGCTCGAAAAGCTGCGCGACGCCCGCAACTTCACGCCCAACCCCGGCAAAAACGAGAAAGGCTTCTTCGAGAAAGTGAAGGAGTACTTCCAGTAAAATCACTGCTTTAGTGAACGGCAAAAGCCCGCCTTCCATCTGGGAGGGCGGGCTTTTTTGTGTACTACCCCTGTTGCGCGAGTAGGTAAGGGTAGCGGCCTTTTACAGTTATGTTTGATGTTTGATATGGTTGTTTATTATCTATATCTAAAAAATAAACAACTAATTCCGCAAATGAATCCGTTGTTTATTTTCTGCAACTGAGAAATAAACAACGTGGATTCTGCTGCCTCACCGTGTACTATCGGCCAAAGAGAAAAATTATTTCTGGGAGGTTGTAATGCGGGTATTGGCTTAGCGATATATAGGGTGTACTTCGGCTAGAACTTCCCGCTGTGACCTCCGCCCCCGTTAGCTCCGATTTCCTTGCCGTGCTCAATGCCAACCAGGGCATTCTGCACCGCATGTGCCGGCTCTACTGCCAGGATGCCGACGACCGGCAGGACTTGTACCAGGAAATTGTGCTGCAGCTCTGGCGGGCGTTTCCGCGCTACGAGCCCACGGCCAAAATCAGCACCTGGCTGTACCGCATTGCCCTGAACGTGGCCATCAGCAACCTGCGGCAGCGCACCCGCCGGCCCGCGCCCGAACGCTGGGGCGATGCTCCCCCGGAAGTGGCTCTGCCGCCCGACGCCGGTCCCGATGCCGACGACCTGGCCCAGCTCTACCGGGCCATCGAGCGGCTATCCGACGTGGAAAAGGCCTTTGTGCTGCTGTATCTGGAAGAACGCACCTACGAGGAAATGGCCGACATCCTGGGTATTACCCAAAACAACGTGCGTGTGAAGATGCACCGCGTGCAAGACAAGCTTCGCCAATTGCTAACTCAACCCGCCTAATGGAACTCGACGACCTCCGCCGCCGCTGGCAGCAACCCGAGCCCAGTGCCCCGGCCGCGCTGCCCGGGCCCGCCCTGCAGGAGCTGCTCAGCCGGCAATCGGGCAGCCTGGTAGCCCGCATGCGCCGCAACGCCCGGGCTGAGCTGACCTTCACCGTGCTGCTCATGCTGGTTATGGCGGGCTTTCTGCTGCAGGCCAAGCAGGCTTTCTATCAGATGTACACCGTGTTTATGCTGCTGCTGGGCGCCGCTACGCTGTACTATTTCTACCGCAAGCTCCGGATTCTGCGGCGCATGGACTGCGTGGAAGGCGACGTGCAGGGACATTTGCAGCGCCTGGCGGCCAGTTTGCGTCAATTGTTGGCCTTTTACTACCGCCTCACCCTGTTTACCGGTCCCTGGGCCTTGCTCATGGCGCTGGGCTTCAACGTGGGCCGCGAACTAGCTCGGGCCGAACCGTTCCGCTGGGGCCGACTGGGCATTATGGCTGGCTTTGTGCTCGTGTTTGGGACCCTGCTGCAGGTAGTAGCCGTGTATGTTACGCGCTGGTACATGCAGCGCCTCTACGGGCAGCACCTCGACCGGCTGGAAGCGGCCCTACGCGACTTGGGCGACGAAAAATGACGCGTAGCTAAGATTCCTGCCTCCTTACATAGCAAAGTCGCTACATTTAACCACTACCACCTACCATTCTCTTCTTTCACCGTGAGTAATATTCTACAAGCCATTGAGGTGCGCAAGGCCTATGCCGCGCACACGGCCCTCAGCGGGGTCAGCCTCGACATTCCCGAGGGCAGCATTTTCGGGCTATTGGGGCCTAACGGGGCCGGCAAAACCTCCCTCATCCGCATCATCACCCAGATTACGGCCGCCGACTCGGGCGAAATCCGGTTTCGGGGCGAGAGGCTGAATCCCAGCCACATTGCCCAAATCGGCTACTTGCCCGAGGAGCGAGGCCTCTACAAGAAAATGAAGGTGGGGAGCAGCTGCTTTACCTGGCCCGCCTCAAGGGCCTGAGCAAGCCCGACGCTACGGCGCGCATCAAGCAGTGGATTGAGCGGCTGGATTTGCGCCCCTGGGTCAACAAGAACGTGGAAGACCTGAGCAAGGGCATGCAGCAGAAGGTGCAGTTTATTGCCACCGTGCTCCACGAGCCCAGCCTGATTATCCTCGACGAGCCTTTTTCCGGCTTCGACCCGATTAACGCTAACCTGATTAAGGACGAAATCTTGGGGCTGCGTGACCGGGGCGCCACCATCATCTTCTCGACCCACCGCATGGAGTCGGTGGAGGAAATGTGCGACAACATTGCCCTGATCAACCGCTCCCGCAAGGTGCTCGATGGGCCGGTGCGGCAGATCAAGGACACGTTCAAAACCCAGACCTACGAGGTGGAAGGCAAGGGACGGCTCATGGTTATCCACCCCGACTTTGAGGTGCTGGAACACAAGGAACGCGAAAACGGCCACTTCTACGACCGAATCAAGCTGCACCACAACACCAGCCCCAACGACCTGCTGCGCTACCTGATTGGCAACGTGGAGGTCCACGCCTTCCGGGAGCAGATTCCCAGTATCAACGAAATCTTTATCCGGCGCGTGCAGGAAACCATGCCCGAAACCCTCGAAACTGCCAACGCCCCGCGCTAACTTATCATGGAAAAAATCTGGCTTATCATTCAGCGCGAATACCTGACGCGGGTCCGTAAAAAAAGCTTCCTCATTGTTTCGATGCTGGCTCCTCTGCTGCTGGCCGGCACCACCCTGGGCATTGCCAAGCTCAACGCCCCGAGCTCGGCCGACGAGGTAGCCGTGTACGACGAAAGCGGGCTGGGCGTGGTTTCCCGCCTGACCAGCACCGAGGATACCCGCTTCGTGCCCGCCACCGGCGCGTCGCCGGAAGCGGCTACGGCCGCCTTTAAGAAGTCCAAGCCCAAGCAGGCGGCTTTGCTGGTTTTCTCGAAAGACTTTAGCCTCGACAATAACAGCGGCGTGCGGCTCCTGGCCAATGGCAATATGAGTTTGAAGCGGCAGCAAAACATTCGTAAAGCCGTGAACAAGGCGGTAGGGGAGCTGAAGCTGACCCGTTCGGGCCTCAACCAAACCACCATCGACAACCTCAAGGCCGACGTGGACCTCAAGGCCGTGGACCTTTCCCAGCAGGGCGGCCGCGAAAACAACGCGGGCCTGACCACGGCCGCGGCCTACGTTCTGTCGATTCTGGTGTACATGTTCATTTTCATCTACGGCGTGCAGGTAATGCGGGGCGTGGCTGAAGAAAAGTCGAACCGCATCATGGAAGTTATGGTCTCGTCGGTGAAGCCCTTCCAGCTCATGATGGGCAAGATTCTGGGCATTGCCGCCGTGGTTCTCACCCAGTTTGCCATCTGGCTGGCCTTGTCCTACGGCATTACTACCGTGGTGGCGCCCCTGCTGATGAAACCCGCCAAGGCCCCGGCTACCACTTCCGTGTCGGCAACCACCGCGCCGCCGGCCGCCGATGCCACCGTAGCGGCAGCTGATGCCCCAGCGGCCCCGCAGCCAGGCAGCACGCCCAACCTGTGGAGTATGCTGGAGGGCTTGCCCCTGGGCAGCATCTTCGGTGGCTTCCTGTTCTTTTTCCTGGGTGGCTACCTGCTCTACTCGTCCCTGTTTGCCGCCATCGGCGCGGCCGTCGACGACCAGACCGATGCCCAGCAGTTTATGTTTCCGGTTACCATTCCGCTCATTCTGAGCTATATCGTCAGCATCAACGTGGTTATCAACGGGACCCAAATGGTCCGCTGGCTTTCTGGCTATCGATGATTCCCCTCACGTCGCCCATTGCCATGGTCATGCGCCTGCCCTTTGGCGTACCGCTCTGGCAGCTGTTCTTGTCGGGCGCCATTCTGATTGGCGGCTTTATCCTCACCAC belongs to Hymenobacter cellulosilyticus and includes:
- the obgE gene encoding GTPase ObgE, coding for MASNNFIDYVKINCRSGKGGAGSGHFFRAKGLPNGGPDGGDGGRGGHIILEGNSQLWTLLHLQYQKHLIAKPGEGGGENLRTGAQGDDIIIQVPLGTIARDAETGEKKLEITEHGQRLILTPGGRGGLGNDHFKSSTNQAPTYFQPGEPGIDEWVILELKLLADVGLVGFPNAGKSTLLSVVSAARPKIADYAFTTLTPNLGVVAYRDYKSFVMADIPGIIEGAAEGKGLGTRFLRHIERNSILLFMISVDSKDIAEEYQILLSELEQFNPELLDKKRLLAITKSDLIDDELEAEIRETLPTELPTVFISSLANKNIMQLKDMIWQALHAKE
- a CDS encoding nucleotide exchange factor GrpE, translating into MAEDTTLPQDDNLSVDPDNAAGELQEEVNALDATETEGADGGAPKAEASRTDAELAELKDKYLRLAAEFDNYKRRTAKERQDLFKTASQELMVALLPVLDDFDRARHHTKDTEDASAVRESIEIISTKLQKTLQQKGLTPMETKGGAFDADLHEAITQIPAPSEDLKGKVVDEVEKGYYLGDKVIRHAKVVLGS
- a CDS encoding ABC transporter permease, which produces MEKIWLIIQREYLTRVRKKSFLIVSMLAPLLLAGTTLGIAKLNAPSSADEVAVYDESGLGVVSRLTSTEDTRFVPATGASPEAATAAFKKSKPKQAALLVFSKDFSLDNNSGVRLLANGNMSLKRQQNIRKAVNKAVGELKLTRSGLNQTTIDNLKADVDLKAVDLSQQGGRENNAGLTTAAAYVLSILVYMFIFIYGVQVMRGVAEEKSNRIMEVMVSSVKPFQLMMGKILGIAAVVLTQFAIWLALSYGITTVVAPLLMKPAKAPATTSVSATTAPPAADATVAAADAPAAPQPGSTPNLWSMLEGLPLGSIFGGFLFFFLGGYLLYSSLFAAIGAAVDDQTDAQQFMFPVTIPLILSYIVSINVVINGTQMVRWLSGYR
- a CDS encoding sodium-translocating pyrophosphatase, whose protein sequence is MMSILYVAPALGVLALFYTWLRSGWVTRQDAGDERMRTIAGYIADGAIAFLRAEYKVLALFALIACAFLGYLGTTGEKSSPIIVVAFLIGAVFSALAGYIGMKIATKANVRTAQAARTSLAQALKVSFTGGSVMGMGVAGLAVLGLGSLFIVFYNMFVVSRGGGANGVEMETALEVLTGFSLGAESIALFARVGGGIYTKAADVGADLVGKVEAGIPEDDPRNPATIADNVGDNVGDVAGMGADLFGSYVATILATMVLGREVVAAGDQFNGLSPILLPMVIAGMGILASLVGILLVRVKEGGSVQGALNFGNYVSVVVSAVASFFIIRWMLPPGELVIGRAGSVPFTSMDVFYAVVVGLVVGTLMSIITEYYTAMGKRPVNSIVQQSSTGHATTVIGGLAVGMESTVLPIIVLAAGIVLSFEFAGLYGVAIAAAGMMATTAMQLAIDAFGPIADNAGGIAEMSELPKEVRERTDILDAVGNTTAATGKGFAIASAALTSLALFAAFMGTANISSIDISNARVLAGLFVGAMIPFIFSALAISAVGRAAMAMVQEVRRQFREIPGIMEGTGRPEYEKCVAISTQAAIREMMLPGAIALIVPIIIGFAFGPEVLGGTLAGVTVSGVLMAMFQSNAGGAWDNAKKSFEKGVLVNGKMEYKGSDAHKASVTGDTVGDPFKDTSGPSMNILIKLMSIVSLVIAPHIAAPERGMAPRPVERPALQLEPKVRYAELAPEATQALLVLLRETR
- the hpt gene encoding hypoxanthine phosphoribosyltransferase, with the translated sequence MPLSTITLHDKQFAPYLTASQITAAVRELAAKINRDYAGKQPLFVAVLNGSFMFVADLLKEIQLPCEIAFIRVASYEGTNSTGTVREIMGLQEEVAGRDLIILEDIVDTGHTMKALLELLQAKGPASLEVATLFLKPECLQHELALRYIGLSIPNDFIVGYGLDYDGLGRNYPDVYTVV
- a CDS encoding RNA polymerase sigma factor — its product is MTSAPVSSDFLAVLNANQGILHRMCRLYCQDADDRQDLYQEIVLQLWRAFPRYEPTAKISTWLYRIALNVAISNLRQRTRRPAPERWGDAPPEVALPPDAGPDADDLAQLYRAIERLSDVEKAFVLLYLEERTYEEMADILGITQNNVRVKMHRVQDKLRQLLTQPA
- a CDS encoding adenylate kinase, translated to MLNIVLFGPPGAGKGTQSQKLIARYNLVHLSTGDLLRSQIAQGTELGLRAKKLMDEGLLVPDEVVIGMIESQLASNTEAAGFIFDGFPRTVPQAQSLDALTQRYDTGVNCMIALEVAEEELVKRLLERGKTSGRPDDQDETKIRKRVTVYNNETAQVASYYAQQNKFHGLNGIGAIEDIFGQICEIVDQHLPAAPVADSQAAADEVKA